The stretch of DNA CAAGATGAACACCAAGAAAAGCTAAACTTGCAGCTAGAATTATATTAAAGAAAAAACCTGAAACAAACACTTTATCATCATAATTATTTTGTAAATATGCACGAATACCACCAAAAAGAGTATCAAGTGCAGCTAATACTGCAATTGATAAATAATTCGAATATTCATCGGGCACTTTAATTTCTGATGATAAACCTAGAAAAATTCCAATTAATAAGCCAATTAACGGGAGCCACATGCTTAACCTTCCTCCGTATGTCCTTTTACTGATTCCATATACTTAATACGAATTGGCTCTTCGTAAGCTGGAACGGTCAAATAATTAATAGGTGTAGAAATATCTAATAAGAAGTTCTCGATTGCAAATTCATCCATTGCTCTCGATACTTGTAGTCTGTTATACAGTTTACTAGGGTCATCTGTTAGTATAATAATTTCAAACGGAGTAGCCGGCACCCACACATTATTAATTTTAGTGCGGCCATTAATCTCTCTAATAACTGTATTATGAACAATTCTTTGTTCTGCAATCGAAATTTCTTTAATATCATACGAGTTTAATTCATTAATAAAACGCCTTAACAACTCGGCCGAAATTGTGTTATATGATTGCCCATAAGAGTCTTCGGGAAAAAGTGTTTTTACAGTCAATCGGATACCTGGTCCACTTACTTCCGTTAATCCTGCTTCTTTTTTTAATTCATCCAAAGTAGAACGGAGGGCATACTCCTTACTTTGACTTAATTCCTCTTCATAAAGTTTAATTGTTTCTTCATATTTTCGAATTTCTTGTATAATTTGAGCTTGAGCCTCCTGTTCTTTTTTCAAGTCACTTCGAAGCTCCCACGTATCACGTGTATCCCGTACGACCGGTTCTTTTATAGACTGAAATTGTATCGCTAACATTAAACCTATTATTAAAGTAATGAGTGAAAAACTTAATTTTCCTTTGGACACATGTAACACCTTTTCCTTAATGGATAACAGGTTCCATTAATATTTCTTCTTTTTGGGTAATTTTAACAGTGATATTATCAAAAACGAGCTGATCTTTCACTCCACCTACTATATTTAAGGATGGTATCAGTACTTCAGGTTCACCAATTGCCGTAATAACAAATGGGGCAGGATATTGATTTCCATCAACTGTAATAACCGGACCGTTACATACAATATACGAATTTTTTGTAATTCTCTGTCCGTTAATAGCAACTGCATCTGATCCTGAGATTAATAATTCATTAACAACTCTAAAAACATGGCTCTCATGTACAATATAATTATTCACATTTTCTTCACTAGGAACATAAGAAGCATCCGCTAAAGTTACTTCCACTCCTGTCCCTTTTACTTTAACGTTTCCGTTATACATACGTAATTTTTCAACATCTTCAACTAGGTTAAAAAATAATTGCTCTTCTTTTGCGATTTCTTCCTCGATTTGCCTAACGATTTCTTGTTTCTCAAATAATTCATTTTGGAGCTCTCTATTTCGTTCTTCCGTATTAATAATCATTGTACGAATATTATGATCACGTTCCCATTGTCTATCAGATATTCGATCTTCTTCCTTTTGGGTTAGCTGATACGAAAAGGAAATCATAAACCCTAATACTAAACATACAAATGATAAAACAACGTGTTTACCATTAACCTTCATCCTCTACTTCATCTCCATCTAATTCTACATCATAGGGTTTGAAAAATACTCCAACCTCTATATTAATGACACCTTTTTGCTCAGGGTCTAATTGAGCGATAATGGAAGGATAGGAAGCCATTTTACTCGAAAAATTACGAATAGTTCCGCTTACTTCAAAACCATCATTCATAAACAGAGTAATATGATTAGGATCTGTTTCATTAGGTGTAAAATGAGCCTCTGAAATTGCATAAATTACAGACTCTGGTAACTTCATTAACTCATTAATAAACTCATCCACCTTTACTTTGTTATTCCAACCAATCATTAATGCAGCATCATGGGGTAAGATGTCAATGGTGGATGATGATAATATATCTCCATTTTCAATTACAGGAGTATACGTTCCATTATTTAGTATATAAGCAATTCGTTTATATTCTTCAATGTCAATATGTATATTGTTTGGTAGTTCTTTATTTACAGTTGCAGACTTAATTTCTTGTAACTCTTCAATTCGGCTTTCTACATCAGCTTTTTTAACTTGAAAAAAGCTCGATGTACCTTCCTTTATTTCACTAACCTTTATGATAGTTTCTAACTCAACATATTGATGTCCTTGTACAGAAATAGAAGAAACTTTACTTAAAGATGATTGAGAATAGATAATGAAAGATAAAAGAATAAAAAATAGGGAGAGAGATAAAACAAGGCGGCGATTCGCTTTTTGTTTACGCATTTCTCTTATTTTTGGAATTCGATCTTCTAATGTAACTACTTTATTTTTTTCCATCAGAGCAAGTTTTCACCTCAACACCTATCAATTAGAAAAGCCTTTTTTCCTCACTCAAATATAATAATATTGGGAATTCACTAGTTTATATAATTGAAATCCCCTTTAAATTAGAGCAGCATAATAATTAAACTAACAAAATGCCGTTCTACGTAATTTTAAAAATATTATATCATAAAAGAAAAGGAATAAGGGGGAAATTATCCTAATTCCTTCCTATAATTTCAACTTCTGTTTTCATTTCAATTCCACGCTTTTCTAATATCGTCTTTTTCACATGTTGAATGATATCTAACACATCTTGCGCTTTCGCATTATTTTTATTAATAATAAAATTAGCATGCTGTTCTGATATTTGCGCTCCTCCAACTACATATCCTTTTAATCCTGCTTCCTCAATGAGTTGGCCTGCATAATTAGGTAGAGGATTTCGAAATACACTTCCGCAGCTTGGGTATGAAAACGGCTGTGTTTCTCTTCGATAATTTTTATTTTTTTGTAGCTGATCGACCACCATTTTACGATCTTTTTGCTCTAATTGAAAAACTGCTTCTAAACAAATTCCAGGTCGTATTGTTTGTAATACAGATGTTCTATAAGAAAAATGTAATTGTCCATTGTTTACCCATTCCATCGTTCCATCTTCGAAAAGAATATGTGCACGAACTAATACTTTCGAAATATCAGAACCGTGTGCTCCTGCATTCATAAACACAGCCCCACCGACTGATCCTGGGATACCCCCAGCAAATTCCAGCCCTGACAAACCTTGTTTACTTACAACAGTTACTAATTTAACAAGTGGATAGCCCCCACCAACTGTTACAATTCCATCTTTTATTTCTAAATGATCCATTCCAGCACCAAGCTTTATTACAACACCTTCTATTCCTTTGTCCGAAACTAGTAAGTTAGAACCTCTCCCTACTGCCCTCCATTTAGAACCGTGCTTTTTTATAATTTTCATTGTTTCTTCTAATTTTGTAATATTTGCTGGCTCAACTAATATATCAGCTGGTCCACCAATTTTCATCGTAGTATGATTTGCTAAAGGTTCTTTTTCACGGACTTTTCCAACTTCTGCTTTTTGCAAATCTAATAATAGCTGTGATAACACCATTTCATTTCCTCCTAACGTGAAAGCCTTAAAAAATCTATACTAACTTTATACAAATAAAATATTTTTGTTTTTAATACATTATTATATGCCACACACGTATAAACGGTACAGATGCCTATTATTATGTATTTCATTTTCCTTCTCGAAAGAAAGGCACTATTACAATCGTTTCTTAAAAAGTGTAATTTCAAACATATTGGATTTGTTTACTGATAACTGTTTAAAAAGCGTAAATATCATAGTACATTAATAATATATATACACTTGGACTTTTCGCAATGAGTTTTGCAACATTGTAATGCAAATTTCATCTTTTTGATATATTAATATAATAATACTCGTCTTTTGTTTCCTACACAAAAACACCCCGAAAAATTTCAGGGTGTTTTTAAAAGTTATTTTAGTACCTTGCGTACCTACTAATGTTTAATAAAACACCGACCGCTAACAGCATTAACGTTAATGATGAACCACCGTAACTTAAAAACGGTAATGTAATTCCTGTTACTGGCATTAAGCCTGTTACAACCCCAATGTTAATGAAAACTTGGATTGCTATCATTGATATAATTCCTACTGCTAAAAAGCTACCATATAAGTCTGGCGCACCTAATGCTATTCTTATTCCTCGCCATAACAAAATTGCAAATAGGATAACAACGAAGGAACCTCCAATAAAGCCTAATTCTTCCGCCAGTATAGCAAAAATAAAATCCGTTTGTGGTTCCGGTAAATAGAAATATTTTTGCCTACTCTGTCCAAGTCCTAATCCGAAAAGTCCACCTGGTCCAATTGCATAAAGCGATTGAATGATTTGAAAGCCTGTACCTAAAGGATCTTGCCAGGGGTCTAAAAACGATGTAATACGGTCCATCCTATAAGGTGCGGATAGTATTAAGCCGACAAAGCCCGCTAAACCTAGTAAACCTAGTCCTACAAAGTGACTTATTTTTGCACCAGCTACAAAAATCATGACAACACATGTACCGACCATAACTGTCCCAGTTCCTAAATCTGGCTGTAGCATGATCATACCAAATGCTAAAAATACTAAAGATAAACTTGGTACTAGCCCTTTTTTAAATGAAGTAATTGTTTTCTGGTTTTCGCTTAAGTATTTTGATAAGAAGAAAATCATTGCAATTTTCATAAATTCAGAAGGTTGAATGGAAAAGGCACCAACACCGATCCAACTTCGTGACCCGTTTCGAACCATACCTACTCCGGGGATTAGTACGAGTACAAGTAATATAAAACATACTATTAGTATCACTTTGGCCCATGTTCGCCACGTCCAATAGTCTATGTTCATAATGAAAAACATAGCAACTACACCTAATCCAGCAAACAACAACTGTCGTTTAGCGAAAAACAATGTGTCGTCAAATTTATAATCAGCCCATACCGCACTGGCACTATAAACCATAATAAGTCCAATTGCTAATAATAAGAATGTCGTTATTATTAAAATGAAATCCGGAGTAGATCGCTTTGTAGACACTACCAAACACCTCTATGCTAAAAATTAGAGTTAAGCCTATTAAAAGCTATGCCCGTAAGTTAATCTCCGCAAACTAAGGAAAAATCCCCCTAT from Sutcliffiella cohnii encodes:
- a CDS encoding small basic family protein; this translates as MWLPLIGLLIGIFLGLSSEIKVPDEYSNYLSIAVLAALDTLFGGIRAYLQNNYDDKVFVSGFFFNIILAASLAFLGVHLGVDLYLAAVFAFGVRLFQNIAVIRRILLSKWTFFKEKTEKK
- a CDS encoding DUF881 domain-containing protein, which codes for MSKGKLSFSLITLIIGLMLAIQFQSIKEPVVRDTRDTWELRSDLKKEQEAQAQIIQEIRKYEETIKLYEEELSQSKEYALRSTLDELKKEAGLTEVSGPGIRLTVKTLFPEDSYGQSYNTISAELLRRFINELNSYDIKEISIAEQRIVHNTVIREINGRTKINNVWVPATPFEIIILTDDPSKLYNRLQVSRAMDEFAIENFLLDISTPINYLTVPAYEEPIRIKYMESVKGHTEEG
- a CDS encoding DUF881 domain-containing protein; the encoded protein is MKVNGKHVVLSFVCLVLGFMISFSYQLTQKEEDRISDRQWERDHNIRTMIINTEERNRELQNELFEKQEIVRQIEEEIAKEEQLFFNLVEDVEKLRMYNGNVKVKGTGVEVTLADASYVPSEENVNNYIVHESHVFRVVNELLISGSDAVAINGQRITKNSYIVCNGPVITVDGNQYPAPFVITAIGEPEVLIPSLNIVGGVKDQLVFDNITVKITQKEEILMEPVIH
- a CDS encoding cell division protein FtsQ/DivIB; amino-acid sequence: MEKNKVVTLEDRIPKIREMRKQKANRRLVLSLSLFFILLSFIIYSQSSLSKVSSISVQGHQYVELETIIKVSEIKEGTSSFFQVKKADVESRIEELQEIKSATVNKELPNNIHIDIEEYKRIAYILNNGTYTPVIENGDILSSSTIDILPHDAALMIGWNNKVKVDEFINELMKLPESVIYAISEAHFTPNETDPNHITLFMNDGFEVSGTIRNFSSKMASYPSIIAQLDPEQKGVINIEVGVFFKPYDVELDGDEVEDEG
- the murB gene encoding UDP-N-acetylmuramate dehydrogenase — its product is MVLSQLLLDLQKAEVGKVREKEPLANHTTMKIGGPADILVEPANITKLEETMKIIKKHGSKWRAVGRGSNLLVSDKGIEGVVIKLGAGMDHLEIKDGIVTVGGGYPLVKLVTVVSKQGLSGLEFAGGIPGSVGGAVFMNAGAHGSDISKVLVRAHILFEDGTMEWVNNGQLHFSYRTSVLQTIRPGICLEAVFQLEQKDRKMVVDQLQKNKNYRRETQPFSYPSCGSVFRNPLPNYAGQLIEEAGLKGYVVGGAQISEQHANFIINKNNAKAQDVLDIIQHVKKTILEKRGIEMKTEVEIIGRN
- the spoVE gene encoding stage V sporulation protein E, whose translation is MSTKRSTPDFILIITTFLLLAIGLIMVYSASAVWADYKFDDTLFFAKRQLLFAGLGVVAMFFIMNIDYWTWRTWAKVILIVCFILLVLVLIPGVGMVRNGSRSWIGVGAFSIQPSEFMKIAMIFFLSKYLSENQKTITSFKKGLVPSLSLVFLAFGMIMLQPDLGTGTVMVGTCVVMIFVAGAKISHFVGLGLLGLAGFVGLILSAPYRMDRITSFLDPWQDPLGTGFQIIQSLYAIGPGGLFGLGLGQSRQKYFYLPEPQTDFIFAILAEELGFIGGSFVVILFAILLWRGIRIALGAPDLYGSFLAVGIISMIAIQVFINIGVVTGLMPVTGITLPFLSYGGSSLTLMLLAVGVLLNISRYARY